ACGGTAAAGCGGTTATGAGTTTAGCATTCAAGATTTTTCTTGTTTTAAACTCTTTAAAACGCGGTGTTCTCGGTTTGTTAATTATTTTAGAAAAATATTATCTAGTTTTCAAAGAACAAATTGAGAGTAGACCTCTCAAAACTAAACAAAGTTTCAACAATCGTGTGTAGGTTTCCGTTATATCCTTAGAAAGGAGGTGATCCAGCCGCAGGTTCTCCTACGGCTACCTTGTTACGACTTCACCCCAATCATCTGTCCCACCTTAGACGGCTGGCTCCATAAATGGTTACCTCACCGGCTTTGGGTGTTACAAACTCTCATGGTGTGACGGGCGGTGTGTACAAGGCCCGGGAACGTATTCACCGCGGCATGCTGATCCGCGATTACTAGCGATTCCGACTTCATGTAGGCGAGTTGCAGCCTACAATCCGAACTGAGAACGGCTTTAAGAGATTAGCTAAACCTCGCGGTTTCGCGACTCGTTGTACCGTCCATTGTAGCACGTGTGTAGCCCAGGTCATAAGGGGCATGATGATTTGACGTCATCCCCACCTTCCTCCGGTTTGTCACCGGCAGTCTCACTAGAGTGCCCAACTAAATGCTGGCAACTAGTAATAAGGGTTGCGCTCGTTGCGGGACTTAACCCAACATCTCACGACACGAGCTGACGACAACCATGCACCACCTGTCATTCTGTCCCCGAAGGGAACACCTAATCTCTTAGGTTGTCAGAAGATGTCAAGACCTGGTAAGGTTCTTCGCGTTGCTTCGAATTAAACCACATGCTCCACCGCTTGTGCGGGCCCCCGTCAATTCCTTTGAGTTTCAACCTTGCGGTCGTACTCCCCAGGCGGAATGCTTAATGCGTTAGCTGCAGCACCGAAGGGCGGAAACCCTCCAACACTTAGCATTCATCGTTTACGGTGTGGACTACCAGGGTATCTAATCCTGTTTGCTACCCACACTTTCGAACCTCAGCGTCAGTTACAGACCAGAGAGCCGCTTTCGCCACTGGTGTTCTTCCATATATCTACGCATTTCACCGCTACACATGGAGTTCCACTCTCCTCTTCTGCACTCAAGTCTTTCAGTTTCCAATGCATGACTTCGGTTAAGCCGAAGGCTTTCACATCAGACTTAAAAAACCGCCTGCGTTCCCTTTACGCCCAATAAATCCGGACAACGCTTGCCACCTACGTATTACCGCGGCTGCTGGCACGTAGTTAGCCGTGGCTTTCTGGTTAGATACCGTCACTGCATGAACAGTTACTCTCACACACGTTCTTCTCTAACAACAGAGTTTTACGATCCGAAAACCTTCTTCACTCACGCGGCGTTGCTCCATCAGACTTTCGTCCATTGTGGAAGATTCCCTACTGCTGCCTCCCGTAGGAGTTTGGGCCGTGTCTCAGTCCCAATGTGGCCGATCAACCTCTCAGTTCGGCTACGTATCATTGCCTTGGTAAGCCTTTACCTTACCAACTAGCTAATACGCCGCGGGTCCATCCAGAAGTGATAGCAAAACCATCTTTCAAACAAAAACCATGCGGTTTTTGTTATTATGCGGTATTAGCACCTGTTTCCAAGTGTTATCCCCCTCTTCTGGGCAGGTTACCCACGTGTTACTCACCCGTTCGCCACTCAAAACTTTCGTGAATGCAAGCATTCAGTGAAAGTTTTGCGTTCGACTTGCATGTATTAGGCACGCCGCCAGCGTTCGTCCTGAGCCAGGATCAAACTCTCATTTTAAAAGTTTGTGACTCTTTAATTACTTATTTACTAGCGAATTGACTTCGCAAATGTTTGCTCTTGTACTAAACAAGAGACCCTACACATTTGATTTGTCGAAACTTTGTTCAGTTTTCAAAGGTCTACATAATTGCTTAACGCAACTTTTATATAATACCATGTTCAACAACAACTGTCAAACACTTTTTTTATTTAATTTGTTGTTTCAAATAATTTCTGAAACAAACAACGAAATTAACTATACTCTCTGTTTCCCTTTGAGTCAACTCTTTTATTATTAAAACTGCAATTTAATTATTTTTTCCTAGTTACTGCCCTCTTTAAGACTTGAAAAAAGGATAGTGACTTAACTATTTTATCAGCATCAACATATTTTCTTACAGCGCGCAACACTTTCTTCGGATCCTTGGAAGAAAAAGTAAATAAACCATTTCTTTTTGTTTTTAGTGCATAGCGTGGAATCCACATTCCTCTGAACAAAACTGAAACTACCACCACATCTACTTCTTCCCATGGTATCTGAATGAAGTTTTTTACATTACGACTATCATAAAATTCAAACCCTTTATCACCGACCATTATTTCTCCGTAGTCCGTCATTCCCATATGAGAATTTCCCTTGATAACTAGGTCTACTTTAGTATTGATTGATTTGACCATTTTTCTTTCCCCTTCTTAAAATTACATGTTTTAACTAATTATATAGTCTTTTTATTAACCACGTAAAGCATTGTATTTCGATTAAGAATCCTAGGTCACCAGTTAGCATTTGATCCAGTCACTCTGTTATTATCACAAGCAAAACTTTCCATCTAACTTTGATTATCTATAACAAGAAATTTGCATCCTGTAGTATTACTCCCTTGAAATTTTTCTTACTTCATTAAACGAGAAAAGGAGCAAGATCAAAATTAACTTTGACCTTGCCCCAATTCTTAACTACATCGAAAATTTTTCCCATAAGATAAGACTACTGTTAATTCAAGATTAGCATTCAATCAGTAACTCATGATCAGCATTCTTTTATTCGATTATTTAATTTTACATTACACCTAAAACATGCATTACTACCCCAAACACAAAGAGTCCTAATATGATAACAATCGGTGAAACATTCTTCTTTAATAACCACATACATAAGAATGTGAGTAGTAAAGCTGCAAGACCTGGAATTAATTGATTCAAGTTATCTTGCAAAGTAGTAACTTTGTATTCTGTTAGAGAAAGTCCTGAAGTTTGTTGAACTAACGCTTCCTTAATTCCTGCTGCTCCTGAAGGTAATTTACTCCAATCAATATATGCACCGGCACTTTGCTTGATACTAGAAACTTTAACTGGACTAAAGTCGACATTAACCCATCTTTCAATAAGTGCTGCTAATATGAACATTCCTAAGATTGAAGCCCCCTTAGTAATGTCTTGTAAAATTCCGCCTGATAAATCTTCAGTAATTTTTGAACCAGCTTTATATCCTAATTCTTGTGTATACCACATAAAGCCCATTCTAATTGCATTCCAAACGACAAAATA
Above is a window of Liquorilactobacillus hordei DSM 19519 DNA encoding:
- a CDS encoding DUF956 family protein, with the protein product MVKSINTKVDLVIKGNSHMGMTDYGEIMVGDKGFEFYDSRNVKNFIQIPWEEVDVVVVSVLFRGMWIPRYALKTKRNGLFTFSSKDPKKVLRAVRKYVDADKIVKSLSFFQVLKRAVTRKK
- a CDS encoding PTS system mannose/fructose/sorbose family transporter subunit IID, translated to MVDQIKLSKKDRISVWWRSTFLQGSWNYERMKNGGWAFTLIPALKKLYKTKEERSEALTRHLEFFNTHPYVASPIIGVTLALEEEKAGGAPIDDVTIQGVKVGMMGPLAGVGDPVFWYTVKPIVGALAASLAMGGSIIGPILYFVVWNAIRMGFMWYTQELGYKAGSKITEDLSGGILQDITKGASILGMFILAALIERWVNVDFSPVKVSSIKQSAGAYIDWSKLPSGAAGIKEALVQQTSGLSLTEYKVTTLQDNLNQLIPGLAALLLTFLCMWLLKKNVSPIVIILGLFVFGVVMHVLGVM